The Apium graveolens cultivar Ventura chromosome 3, ASM990537v1, whole genome shotgun sequence sequence GCAGACAGCTGTGGTACATGATGATGATGAACCTGAAGATGGAGCGGTTCCTGTTTGCACCGAAGACAATGCTAAATCTAGGTAATTAGTAGTACAGTAATTTTACTTTTACACATTTTTTGCTCCTGAAGTTCATAAATAATTTGTTTGTTATGCAGATATGTTCCATCCAGGGCTGCACTGCCGATCATCCGCCCATCACTAGGCAGGCAGCAGACAATTGCAGAGAAGGCTAAAGTTGCAATGCAAGGGTACCTTAATCACTTTCTGGGGAATATGGAAATCGTAAACTCCCGAGAGGTACTTCCTAACAAACATATACACCAAAAAGCAGAGTGACAAACCAATATGCAGCATAGGAAATAAACAACCTTTTGCATACTAAATCGAATTTGGAATCAGCAGTTGCAGTCAAGATATTTTTCTAGTAGATCATGTTAAAAACGTAAATATTATCAAGGTTATGTCTTCTCTAAACTATTCCGCGCTCCATGACAATGTGCAGTTAGAAGCTGATGAATTTGAATTGACATACCCTCTATAAGAATGATACATAGTTATCTAATAATATTATCAATCTGATTAACTTTTTCTTCTTTATAAGTGGAAAGATTATAAcaaaaaatttaaagaaaaaaaaatagcaaaaaaaaaaaaagattATAACCAGTCCCTTCAAATAAGTATTTTTCCCAGGGACCTCCAGTATTTAGGTTCTTTTAATGTGCAGGAACAGTTTACCTGCTTTTTGTGGATAGAGTATATGTCTATGTCATTTCTTTTCTTGGTTATTCCATTTTAACAGCCCTTTAGCTACAAGTAGACAATGTAAAAGTACTATCTAAATTTTGAGGACCGATCATGATATGCAGTACAAATATGCTGATTGTGCTTTCCAGACTTGACAGCAGTGTTTTGGTACTAATAATTTCATTAATATCCTCAGCATTTAAATTGAACTCTTGGATATGCATCAAAATTACACAGTATACATATAAAGTGACAGACCTTATCTTTTTTGCTAAAGAATGTACTTTACCGCAGCTTCTTCACACATATTCCATTCTTTCTTTTTGAATTCATGTTTTCATCTAATTGTAAATATGATACTTGATAGGTCTGCAAGTTTTTGGAGGTTTCAAAGCTATCATTTTTACAGGAGTATGGCCCAAAGTTAAAAGAAGATTATGTCATGGTTAAGCATCTTCCCAAGATTTCAAGAACTAATGCTGAAACAAATGGTTGCTTATGCTGTTGGTCTTGTTTTAACAACAAATGGCAAAAGGTTAGGATTTCAGGAACTAAATCAAAGTTTGTGTACATGAGGTTCTGTCACTCTATGCTATATAATTTGTTTATTTCTTCATCCGTTTAactaataaaattaataattttcgGTTGATGACTCATCATACTGTTTCTCGAAAAAAAAAAAAGCAAACCCTGTTGTTGCGTCTTCTGTGAGGAAATGAATGTAGTTTGCCTTTTAGCTTTTGTCCTACTCAGGCACTcattaaaaaaaaaaaatccaagCAAACCTAGTAAGTACGTATATACCAGTCAACTTATAAGGTAGTGAAACTGTTGTGGCCATACATGCTACTTTTGTTGAGTGCAGTGGAATTATAACTTTAAGATCCGGGAGAATGGGGGGAGTGGAATAGATGTCGATATGTTATATCGATATTACTCAACTTTTTACTGCAAGGAGCCTCAAAGTAATTAGTAATTAGTATTTTGCAGTATACTTCACCTTATGGAAGTGATATGCCATCTAGAACATCATTAAGATACATGTACGTTCCACTTATGTTAATTTTTTACCTTTTATACACTGAAAAAAGTTACCAAGGTTTCGTTGCAAATAGGTATGGGCTGTCCTGAAACCCGGATTCTTCGCATTGCTGGAAGATCCTAACAATCCCAAACTTCTAGACATTATAATTTTTGACATGCTACCAACTTCAACTGGAAACGGAAAGGGTCAAGAATATTTGGCTGAAAGAGTAAAGGAACGCAACCCACTGCGCTATGCATTCCAGGTTAGTTTGTCCAGCCAACCCTGATTTGCTGTATATTATGttgtataaaaataaataagataaaggataatttattaaatttagcTTATTTCTCCACTGTGTATTTATGTAAATGAAAATGTGTGTTAGTTTTGTATTTGTTAATTAGCAGTAGATATTATAAATAAAAAGGGCATATCCCAAGTTCAAGCCAAGTAAAAGCCACTTGGTCATGAGATCATAGTTCTAAGATCATGAGTAACAACAATACCAATCAAATTCAGATTCCAATTAAGTTCCAAAACAAACAAACAGTTTAACAAACACAGGATTAATTATTCGGTTCAGAGATTTTGATGGATAGTCCCTCAGAACGCCTTTCTTGTTGGACGAGTCTTCACCCTAATGGGTCGAATTCCTACCTTCTTACTAGGTCCTGCAATCTGTGATGTAGAAGTCCCATTCTCAATTTGTTGGGTGCTGCTAGAGCCAACACAATTTGCTGGTCCCTCCTGAATGTATACCTAGTGAGTCCTGGAGTTAGTTCAGAAGTTGGGACGATTTCCAGCTAAATATCTCTTATCATGTGAGGCTACTTCTCCTTACTCCAGGATTATCTTCGTAAGATCCTGGAAGTTAATAAAAGGGTCTTGGTTACTGCCATCCTCCTCAGATCACTGGAGCAGTTGATGGTAGTAGTGCCCTGATTACTAGAAATATCATTCTTCCTTGATGCAGTGCTTCGTTAAAGGACAAAGACAGTACAATATTACTAAGGTATTTTAAATAGCATTAGCAATTACATCAAGATCAACAATTGTTATGTTTTCATCAACAGCCTGATCTTTTCCAGCAGAGGAAACAGAGTTTTGGTAACATTTAAATCTATGATCAGCGTATTTTTGCTCCGAATAGGAAATGTTGGATCCATGGTTGCAGATGGGGTTAAATGGTATTTGGTCACTGAAGTGGGGTTCAACTTGCAAATAGGTGTTTAAACTCAAAAAACATGCGGTCAACTAACTGAACTAATATAAACTTGCATTTATACCACCGCCGTTAATATATCTAACGAGACTAACGGAATGCTGATGTGGCTCGATGACATGTTAAAAAACGTCAAAATGATCTGTTCATTTGTCATAACCCCTCATATTTGATACAACCCGACCCAATAACACTCTATGTACACACAAATTGGGGATAAATTATGATTAAGAATATTGAACATACATACactatatatacaatatatataaagatatatctAATTAGAGGGTAAAGAGAGAAACCAAGAGTATGAGTTCGTCAGATTCATAATCCTGTAGGTTATATCTATAATATCTTCAAACGGGAGTTGAATGCCAATGTGGTATTCTTGATGCTTGTTGGAAGTTACATTTAAAAGGCCCTAAACTGGAATTGGGTATATGAACCCTAGAATATACCTGACCGACTCTTCTTTGTTCATTTCTTTTTTGGTTGAGAATTGTTTGGGATGGTATCCTCGTTTGATGGATTGATTCGTTTAATGGATGGAGTTGTTTAATGAATAGAGATGGAATGTTTGAGTATTTATGGGAAAAGATTGTGAAATGGCTATTTGGTCACCGAAGTGGAGCTCACAAGTAGGTACTTATTCTATTTGATGTGACTGATTTGTTAGGTTTAACGGATTCCGTTAAAAGTCAAAGCAACTTAACAGCAGCTAAAGTTATTTTATAGTTCAAGTACCCAATTAATATTAAATAGAGGTTTAGGTACCCAATTGCAAGTTTTTTGAGTTTAAGTACCTACTTGCAAGTTGCGCTTCACTTGAGTGACGAAATAGCCATTTAACCCGTTGTAGATGTAGTATCCACATTTTGGTGAAATTTCTACAGAATTGGTAGGAAGGGCTTTAATTGGGTAACCAGTATTAGTGCAATTTGTAAGAGGCTGGGTATTGGGGTATAAGCGTTAAGCTCCTTTTTGTCAGGGATTTTGGGAAGAATAAGAAATTCAGGTGAGTGAGTAGAGGTAATTGATGTATTAAGCGTATTTTGGAGTGAAAGGTTATGGAAACCTATAGGTTCTACAGTATCACATACGATCATAGTCCTTTAAGGGGATTATAATCTTTTCAAATTAAAATAGCTTTCATAAAAAAAGGATGATTGTAATCTATCACATAGAACCGTAGCCCTATAAAGAGATTATAGTCGTTTCAAATAAATATATCTATTATAAGAAATTCTTATGTGCATTCTGTTTCAGAATTTGTTTATTACTTCTCTTATTCATTTCTTTTTTTTCATtatctgaaaaatattataaggTTTCTAGTGGAAACCGGAGTATGAAGTTAAGAGCTGGAAGTCATGCTAAAATCAAAGACTGGGTATCTGCAATTAATAATGTCGGTTTTAAACTTCCTGAAGGTTGGTGTCATCCTCATCGGTTTGGTTCATTTGCTCCGTCGAGAGGCTTGACTGATGATGGTAGTCAAGCTCAATGGTTTATTGATGGACAGACTGCTTTTGAAGCAATTGCATCAGCAATAGAGAATGCGAACTCGGAGGTTCGAATTCTGAAACTTCTATATATAAAAATAGTATGTTAATGTTTGAAGTATCCAAAGACAAACTGGGTTTTGCATGCAGATCTACATTACTGGATGGTGGGTTTGCCCTGAGCTTTATTTGAGGCGACCATTTCACTCTCATGCCTCCTCTCGACTTGATGCTCTACTTGAAGCGAAAGCTAAGCTAGGGGTCAAGGTGATAATGGTGAACAATGCATTTAGTTGATCATTTaacaaatatttttatatatacaaatatataaaGAATATCACATACTCATCTAAGTGAATTTTCTGGAATCTTGTTTTTAACCTGTCTACCTCTGCTGAAATATTTACTTATTAAACTTCAAATTATTtaacacatgtatatatatacagTCCAGAACAAATCGTTTTCTGCTGTCAAATTTTTTAAATCTTGATGTTATTTTGCTCCAATCTAACTACATATGCATATGCTTCACATATCATGCAGCTTTTAAATTTGCAATCTTACTACTTTCCAAACATGTTTGACTTAATTTTTTTTCTGTTACATTCCTTACATGTGTTATTAATGCAATATCTTTGTCAAAAATGTTTTACATTTAAATTAACCCTGAACTTTGTTATACTAAATTTAATGTTATGCAGATTTATATTCTTCTGTACAAAGAGGTTCCTCTTGCACTAAAGATCAATAGTTCATACAGTATGAGAAAACTTCTTCGTATTCACGAGAACATTAAAGTGTTGCGTTATCCTGATCATTTAGCAACTGGAATTTATTTATGGTATGCAGATACAGAATAACATAATTATAGTATTTACCTAAATATCATGTCGATCAACATTTATATCCCTGCTATAATTTTTTATTTCTGAGTATGTTTAGGTCGCACCATGATAAAATAGTCATTGTTGACAATAAGATTTGCTTTATCGGAGGACTTGATTTGTGCTTTGGTCGATATGATACTTTTGAACATAAAGTGGGTGACTGCCCTGTTCATACTTGGCCCGGGAAAGACTATTACAACCCAAGGTATGTTCCGattttctcatcattttctttCTCAATAAACTTGATATTATAGCAGTACATGGTTTCGAATATTTTCAATTACTAATTAATCCCCTCAATTCTGTAAGATGAGAAATTTCATACTAGAATTTTGTTTATTAAAGATCTGGAGTTAATCATTCCTGCTTTGGAATCACAGAACATGTGATTGAAGAATGTGTTTTCACTTGCTGCATTGATAACTGATCAAATTAAATATGTGACGGCCAGTCAATGTTTACAACTTTGGATATTTATATATTAGTTGTTCTTGTTTGTTTAGGGAATCTGAACCAAATAGTTGGGAAGATGTCATGAAAGATGAATTGGACCGTGAGAAATATCACCGTATGCCATGGCATGATGTCCATTGTGCTCTTTGGGGACCACCATGTCGAGATGTTGCTAGGCACTTTGTTCAGCGATGGAACCATGCAAAGGTGGAATTTAAACTCCTCTAGATTGTATAGGTgtaattttaatatataatttcttTTATTGATGCAGAATAACAAAGCTTCAAATGAACAAGCAATACCACTACTTATGCCACAGCAACATATGGTTCTCCCTCATTACATGGGACAAAGCAGAAATATAGATATTGAAAGTCAAGGGAATGAAGTCAAGCATAAAGATATCAGCACGGATGAATCCTTTTCTTTCCCCTCTGAAAGTATTCCGTTGCTCTTACCACAGGAAGCTAATCAAGTAGAGAGCGAAAGTATACATAGCAACCTGAATGGCTTCCAATGTACTGGCATTGATTACATTGAGATTGATTCAAAAGATCAGACATGTAATATGATTATGGAAGATGGGGAATTTCCTATTTCAGATGACTGGTTAAATGTTCAAGAGCTAAGCTATCAGGTTGCTTCAGCCAATGACGCTGCACAAGTGGGTCCCAAGACCAAATGTCATTGTCAGGTTAGCTTTTATATCGTGGTTGGTAGTGTAATAATGTATGTTATTTAGGAACAAAGTGTAAACATATTATATAATATTGGTGCCCAGTTTTGACACAAACTGAGTTAACAGTAGAATGTATTGTTTGAGAGGTACAAAATGTTTTCAGAATGGTTTTTTTTTTACGAACAAATGTTTTCAGAATGGTTAAAAGTTGCAATTGAAGACTTTATATGAATAACAAGATGTGCCTAGATGTCTCCTTTGTGAAATATACTGCCTACCAATGGCTTTTACACTTCCTTTCATAGTTCATGTTACATTTTATGTATAGGTAGTTAGAAGTGTCAGTCAGTGGTCAGCTGGAACAAGCCAAACTGAAGACAGCATCCATAGAGCTTATTGTTCTCTTATTGAGCAAGCAGAACACTTTGTCTACATTGAGGTAACATAGCTAGCCACATGGAGTTAATTACTTTATGATCAAAAGTTTTCTTCATGTTCGCCTTTGAGTGAGGTTGATGTTTTCTTTGGAAGACAGAGGTCCTATAGAATTAAGAATATGATTAGTGAAATGATTCCATGGATATTGCTTCTCATATATAAATCTAGTATCCGTACCGTTCTAGTGGAGATGTATTGCAATTATTGGCAGTATTAGGATCCAAACTTTATACATGAAAAACTCTTTCCTAGCTTTCTTCCCGTTTTCGCTAATTGCAAAGAACCTGACAGCCTTACTTGGCCATTCCTGGCATAATAAAAACAGACACTTTCTGACAACGGCATTAGAAAAATTGACACTTTCTGACAACTACGGAGGTCGTCAGTAACATAAATCGACAGGTTTCATTAAGAAAGTAAGCAGTATCAGGAGCCCTTGATCTAGAACTAAAATGTGACTCACATAGATGAATTAAGTTGGCATAAATTTATTTGAAGGACAGGTAGACGTAGAATAATCTTTATCTGTCAATGTATTAGTTGGAATATGTTAAATTACTACTCTACATCTGACTTTTTCTTTAACTGAATGAAAAAGTTATGTATCTCAAGTTAAGAAGTGACTTATCTTTTTACTTGCAGAATCAGTTTTTCATATCAGGCCTTTCGGGCGATGAGATCATTCAGAATCGTGTCTTGGAAGCCATATACAGGCGTATTATCAAAGCAGACAAAGAAGAAAAGGCTTTCAGAGTTATCATTGTGATGCCACTCCTTCCCGGCTTCCAGGTGTTGTTTCTTGTTTCAATAAAACAGCTTTTGATTTTAATTATTCCTTTTCTTTTATTAAAATGATATTTGTACAAACAGGGGGGTCTGGATGATGGTGGTGCGGCAACTGTAAGAGCTCTAACGCACTGGCAGTATCGAACCATTTCCAGAGGGAAAGATTCAATATTGTACAAGCTTAATGCATTACTGGGCTCTAAAACAGATGATTACATATCTTTCTATGGTCTCAGAACGCATGGCAAACTTTGTGATAGTGGCTCTGTGGTCACAAGTCAGGTAGTCTAACTCATGAATGCGCATATAATATACATAAATGCGTAAATATGTGCATATGTTAACGTTCAGAAGTATAAGGGTTTTGGGGTTTGGATTCCATTATGCTTATGTGTCAACAGCATCATATTACTCTCACTCTTAAAAGATTCCAAAATTTTCAGTAATATTCTTGCCTTCTTTGGAATGAATTGAATGCAAAATCAAAAGTTTTTGCATGTAAACTGAATATAAATGGATTTTGTAAATACTAAGTTAATTTTTGTTGTCGAAATCATGCAGGTGTATGTACATAGTAAATTGATGATCATAGATGACCGAGCTGCATTGATCGGTTCATCTAATATAAATGATAGAAGTTTACTTGGATCAAGAGACTCCGAGGTAAAGCTTTGGTATATTTCTTTAATCATAATATTACTTCGTTATGCTCCAAAAATGTTGTCGATTTCCATTGTTGTTCCTGTCGATGAAACTTAGGTGGAGTAATTTGGTTGTGCAGTACTTGGatgattttaatttttcttttgtACCTCTGAAGTATTAATTACTTAATACTAATCTCTTTTCTGTACATAATTGTTGATCATTCTTAAAAAAAAATGGAAAGAAGAAACGTTAATTTGACATTGAAGTTGTTGCTTTAGATTGGAGTCCTCATCGAAGATGAAGATTGGGTAGAATCATCTATGAACGGAAAGCCTTGGAGGGCGGGAAAGTTTGCTTATAGCCTTCGAATTTCCCTGTGGTTGGAACACCTTGGTCTCAATCCTAGTGAGGTCAGTAACACTGAACTTTTAGTATCATCTTTGAAAGTTCAAATCATTTCTTATCGATATAACAGTTTATTGACATCATCTAAATTGAATCTTACACTTATGAGTTTTTCTTCTACAATGATACATTATCCTATACAAATCTCAGGTTAATCTAATCCGAGACCCTGTGGTTGACACTACATACAAAGATTTGTGGTCAGCGATTGCAAAGGTGAGAATCATATTGGACTTTTGACTATTAATTCGtcttttttttaatttatgtAAAATATTTTAGAAGAACAGTGCAGAAATTAGATGCCATGTAAATGGAACTTCCATTGATAGTCCAAT is a genomic window containing:
- the LOC141712777 gene encoding phospholipase D zeta 1-like, with product MSSEKLLAGEYEQVARSSSYMNWTSEQTGIFEQLPKAKIVSVSKPDASDFSPLLLSYTIQLQYKQFTWHLTKKASQVIYLHFALKKRAIVEELHEKQEQVKEWLQNMGIAEQTAVVHDDDEPEDGAVPVCTEDNAKSRYVPSRAALPIIRPSLGRQQTIAEKAKVAMQGYLNHFLGNMEIVNSREVCKFLEVSKLSFLQEYGPKLKEDYVMVKHLPKISRTNAETNGCLCCWSCFNNKWQKVWAVLKPGFFALLEDPNNPKLLDIIIFDMLPTSTGNGKGQEYLAERVKERNPLRYAFQVSSGNRSMKLRAGSHAKIKDWVSAINNVGFKLPEGWCHPHRFGSFAPSRGLTDDGSQAQWFIDGQTAFEAIASAIENANSEIYITGWWVCPELYLRRPFHSHASSRLDALLEAKAKLGVKIYILLYKEVPLALKINSSYSMRKLLRIHENIKVLRYPDHLATGIYLWSHHDKIVIVDNKICFIGGLDLCFGRYDTFEHKVGDCPVHTWPGKDYYNPRESEPNSWEDVMKDELDREKYHRMPWHDVHCALWGPPCRDVARHFVQRWNHAKNNKASNEQAIPLLMPQQHMVLPHYMGQSRNIDIESQGNEVKHKDISTDESFSFPSESIPLLLPQEANQVESESIHSNLNGFQCTGIDYIEIDSKDQTCNMIMEDGEFPISDDWLNVQELSYQVASANDAAQVGPKTKCHCQVVRSVSQWSAGTSQTEDSIHRAYCSLIEQAEHFVYIENQFFISGLSGDEIIQNRVLEAIYRRIIKADKEEKAFRVIIVMPLLPGFQGGLDDGGAATVRALTHWQYRTISRGKDSILYKLNALLGSKTDDYISFYGLRTHGKLCDSGSVVTSQVYVHSKLMIIDDRAALIGSSNINDRSLLGSRDSEIGVLIEDEDWVESSMNGKPWRAGKFAYSLRISLWLEHLGLNPSEVNLIRDPVVDTTYKDLWSAIAKQNTKIYHDVFSCIPNDSIHSRSALRQNVSHWKEKLGLTTIDLGVAPERLEITENEETKVIDTMEKLKLTKGFLVSFPLEFMCQEDLRPVFLESEFYAFPQVFY